A portion of the Gemmatimonadota bacterium genome contains these proteins:
- a CDS encoding ABC transporter permease — PARTTVSMPRKNSTAGSVDSLLSVSPHIVVQKPHAQPMSPTGEQIGQLEKQASVRAAAPFISTEGFALRRPPGGEMIQAGVAVRGIEATQLAKITDLNAHLWAGDLDLNIQPPDPDQITPTTRRAKVYGTAIGRVLADRLGAVIGTEIMLGLVPKEVLMGQQPQLWPYKVTAIFHTGLEELDSALAFVSLEAAQRDLGWRDQISGIQIRLAEPFEAHRIAPTLPTGTDFDVITWMDTHRNLYASIRLEKWFSSLVLCLIVMVAGFNIVSILTMTVGDRQRDIGILKAMGATPRAIGKIFTLKGLGVGLTGVVFGNAIGYLLCWSQQTFEWIKLPGQIYIIQALPVKMLAIDFAYISLASVGLCFAFALLPARKAASLAPIVALRE, encoded by the coding sequence CGCCGGCCAGGACCACCGTGTCGATGCCGCGGAAGAACTCCACGGCCGGTTCGGTGGACAGCCTGTTGAGCGTAAGCCCGCATATCGTCGTACAAAAACCTCATGCACAGCCCATGTCGCCCACCGGGGAACAAATCGGACAACTGGAAAAACAGGCCTCTGTACGCGCAGCAGCACCTTTTATATCAACCGAAGGATTTGCGCTCCGGCGTCCCCCTGGCGGTGAAATGATTCAAGCTGGCGTAGCCGTGCGGGGAATAGAAGCCACACAATTGGCAAAAATTACAGACCTGAATGCGCACTTATGGGCAGGCGATCTCGACCTGAACATTCAACCACCCGACCCCGATCAAATCACGCCTACTACCAGACGCGCCAAAGTATATGGCACAGCCATTGGCCGCGTACTCGCTGATCGGCTCGGCGCAGTAATCGGCACCGAAATCATGCTGGGATTGGTACCCAAAGAAGTCTTAATGGGACAACAACCGCAGTTATGGCCCTACAAAGTAACCGCCATATTTCACACGGGCCTGGAAGAACTCGACTCTGCACTCGCATTTGTATCGCTCGAAGCGGCACAACGCGACCTGGGATGGCGAGACCAGATCTCGGGCATCCAGATCCGACTCGCCGAGCCATTTGAAGCACATCGCATCGCACCCACCCTTCCCACAGGAACAGATTTTGACGTCATAACCTGGATGGACACGCACCGCAACCTGTACGCATCCATCCGCCTGGAAAAATGGTTTAGCTCCCTGGTACTGTGTCTCATCGTAATGGTAGCCGGATTCAACATCGTCAGCATCTTGACCATGACAGTGGGCGACAGGCAGCGCGACATCGGCATATTAAAAGCCATGGGCGCAACGCCGCGTGCAATTGGCAAAATCTTCACACTCAAGGGCCTGGGCGTTGGCCTGACAGGCGTCGTCTTTGGCAATGCAATTGGATATCTCCTGTGCTGGTCGCAACAGACATTTGAATGGATCAAACTCCCCGGTCAAATTTACATCATTCAGGCACTACCCGTAAAAATGCTCGCCATTGATTTTGCATACATCTCTCTCGCATCTGTAGGCCTGTGCTTCGCATTCGCCCTCTTGCCCGCCCGCAAAGCCGCCTCACTTGCGCCCATCGTGGCATTGAGGGAATAA
- a CDS encoding lipoprotein-releasing system transmembrane subunit LolC produces MNNTCEYFIARRYMRAMRRQRQISLTATIAIAGVTIGVAALVIVLSVFNGFSSLLWDSLLSVSPHIVV; encoded by the coding sequence ATGAATAACACCTGCGAATACTTCATCGCGCGGCGATATATGCGCGCCATGCGCCGGCAGCGCCAGATATCGTTAACCGCGACCATAGCTATTGCAGGCGTAACCATTGGGGTTGCCGCCCTCGTAATAGTCCTGTCCGTTTTCAACGGCTTCTCGTCCCTATTGTGGGACAGCCTGTTGAGCGTAAGCCCGCATATCGTCGTACA
- a CDS encoding type I restriction enzyme HsdR N-terminal domain-containing protein: MQKLNFPTSSTFDIANRDGSAMILDPLRQKYVVLTPEEWVRQNFVRYLIEGLGYPQGRTAIETGFVFQGMQCRADVLVYDAKGKALLMAECKAPEIKITQQVFDQIGRYNTVVQATYLIVTNGLQHYCCAIDRKNNAYRFIDTLPRYGDIT; the protein is encoded by the coding sequence ATGCAAAAGCTGAATTTCCCAACCTCATCCACATTTGACATCGCAAACCGCGACGGAAGCGCAATGATCTTAGATCCCCTCCGTCAAAAATACGTGGTATTAACCCCTGAAGAATGGGTGCGCCAGAATTTTGTGCGATACTTGATCGAAGGACTGGGCTACCCGCAGGGACGCACCGCAATCGAAACCGGATTTGTATTTCAGGGCATGCAGTGTCGCGCCGATGTACTCGTATATGACGCAAAGGGAAAAGCACTTCTAATGGCAGAATGCAAAGCCCCAGAAATAAAAATCACCCAACAGGTCTTTGACCAGATCGGGCGATACAACACAGTCGTACAGGCCACCTACCTCATTGTGACGAATGGCCTGCAACACTATTGCTGTGCAATTGATCGAAAAAACAACGCATATCGATTCATAGACACACTACCGCGATATGGAGATATAACATAA
- a CDS encoding SagB/ThcOx family dehydrogenase encodes MAKRKRRPQAGPEFMRRTQFKNLGPTGQARREPPPMPELHYQGETIDLPEPAQIETTQIDLRQAIDERKSERVFFDDPITLNELTYLLWATQGVKEFEQGETFRTVPSAGARHAFETYIITNNVEGLDRGLYRYLSMGHKLGIIDQSDEIGERIANTTLQPELIQTSAATFIWTTVATRMTWRYGDRGYRYIHLDAGHVGQNLYLGAMAVNCRACTSAAFNDDELNRTLKLDGVEHLAVYFGSVGK; translated from the coding sequence ATGGCAAAACGCAAACGACGACCACAAGCGGGACCGGAATTCATGCGGCGCACACAGTTTAAAAATTTAGGCCCAACCGGGCAAGCGCGCAGAGAACCACCGCCCATGCCCGAATTGCATTACCAGGGAGAAACAATAGACCTGCCCGAACCCGCGCAGATCGAAACAACGCAAATCGACCTGCGCCAGGCCATAGACGAGCGCAAAAGCGAGCGCGTATTCTTCGACGACCCCATCACACTGAACGAGCTAACCTACTTACTCTGGGCAACACAGGGCGTAAAAGAATTTGAACAGGGCGAAACATTTCGCACCGTACCATCGGCGGGTGCGCGCCATGCATTTGAAACCTATATCATAACGAACAACGTGGAAGGATTGGACCGCGGGTTATACCGGTACCTATCTATGGGACACAAACTGGGAATAATCGACCAATCAGACGAAATTGGCGAAAGAATTGCCAACACCACCTTGCAACCGGAACTGATCCAGACAAGTGCCGCCACATTCATCTGGACAACAGTAGCCACGCGAATGACCTGGCGCTACGGCGACCGGGGGTATCGCTACATCCACCTCGATGCCGGCCATGTGGGACAGAACCTGTACCTGGGCGCCATGGCCGTAAACTGCCGCGCATGCACCAGTGCGGCATTCAACGACGACGAATTAAATCGGACGCTCAAACTCGACGGCGTCGAACATCTTGCCGTATATTTCGGCTCAGTAGGAAAATAG